The sequence CGGTTCGCTCTCCGCCATTCCGCGCGAACAACCGATCCGTGACAACCTCGACGTGCTGGAGCGGCAGACGCGCGAAGCGGAAAAGCTGCGCAAGATGGTCGCCGCACTGCGCCCCGAGGTGGAGGCGGCGGTGGACAAGCTGTTCGGCCGCACGCTGTTCCTCGACCGCCCCAACGTGAAACGCCTCGCCAACTGGCGCAGCCGTGCGCAGCAGGCTGCGGCCGAACGGTCGGGCTATGCCTTCCATTCCTACGCCCAGGCGAAGCTGACCGGGATTATCGATCGCCTGGCGGAACTGGCACGCACGGCATCCAACAGCCCGGATCGCCCGATGGCGCATGTCATCGCGGCGCGACTGCGGCGTGAAATCGAAATGCGTGGCATGGCGTCTCTGGCCGGTGGCAAGGGTGGCGGCGCCAGCGACGAAGCCATCGTCTTCTTCCGCGACCATGACCTGGCCTATCGCATCCGCCGCCTGCGCCTGATCGCCCGCCGGTTGTCGCGCGATTGGGAAATCGACCCCGCGATTCCCGACGACGGCCTGCAGGATGCCCGCGATGCCATCTACAAGGTGCTGGCGCTCTATTTTGCCAAGGAGGACATCGAGGGACTGGGAGAGGACTTCGGAGACATTGCCGCAAGGGCGATGGAGGCCCCGGGCGAATTCCTCGATGCCCTGGCTGACCGGCGTCGGTTGCGCGAGACGGACGAGGCGGCCGAAGTCCTGCTGGCGGAGGCGCTGGACGCCATGCCCAAGGAACTGCGCCGGCGTGTCCTGCTCGCCTATCTCGGCTTCCCCTACTATGACGTCGCCACCCTGCCCCTGCTGCGGAACGAGGGCCTGACCGAATACGACCCGGTCAAGGTCGACCGCATCAGCCCGGAGGATGCATCGGCCATTCGCGACGGCGGCACGGCGGCCACGCTACGCGGGACCGAGTTCTTCAACTTTGGCGCCTTCTTCAGCCGCGCCTACCGCGAGAACGATTACCTCTGGGGCCGTTTCCACGGGGCGGAGCGGATGATCGACCTGATCTGCTCGACGGTGCCCGGCAGCATCGACCATGCCTCGCTACTGGCGTGCCAGCGCGATGCCTTCCTGGCCATCTGCGACGAGGAGCTGGAGCGCGGGACCTGCGACCGGAAACTGGTCGAATCCCTGCGGGCAGAGATTATCGCCAGGATGGGCGGGGACTAACCCCCGAACGCATCCTTCAGCTTGTTGAAGAAGCCGCGGCTTTCGGGGCATTCCTCGCCCGTCTCGGTCTCGCGGAATTCGCGCAGCAGTTCCTTCTGGCGCGAGGTGAGCTTGGTCGGCGTTTCGACCATGACTTCGACCACCAGGTCACCGCGTCCACGGCCCTGCAACACGGGCATGCCCGCACCGCGCTTGCGCAGCTGCTTGCCCGACTGGATGCCGGCGGGAATGTCGATGGCGTGCATTTCGCCGTCGAGACCGGGAATCTCGATCGTGTCGCCCAGCGCTGCAACCGTGAAGCTGACCGGTACGCGCGTGAACAGCGCCGTGCCTTCGCGTTCGAAGACCGAGTGAGGCTGCACGTGCACGAAGATGTAGAGATCGCCCGGAGGCGCGCCCTGCGGCCCGGCCTCGCCCTTGCCCGAGAGGCGGATGCGGGTGCCGTTGTCGACGCCCGGCGGCACCTCCACCTGGAGCGTCTGTTCCTTGTCCACCCGGCCCTCGCCGCGGCAGCCGGAGCAGGGCTGCTCCAGCACTTCGCCACGACCGCTGCAGGTCGGGCACGGACGTTCGATTACGAACAGGCCCTGTTGCGCACGGACCTTGCCGTGGCCGCCGCACAGTTCGCAGCGACGACGACCGGTGCCCGGCTCGGCGCCGGAACCTTCGCAGGTGTCGCACTGCGCGGCGATCTCCACGGTGATTTCATCGGTCTTGCCGTGGAAGGCTTCTTCCAGCGAGACGCGCAGGTCATAGCGCAGGTCAGCACCGCGCCGCGGGCGTGCACGGCCGCCACCGCCGCCACCGCCGAAGGCACTGCCGAAAATCGTTTCGAAAATATCGCCAAGGTCGCCGAAATCGGCACCACCCATGCCGCCACCGCCGGGGCCGCCGTTTTGGAAGGCGGCATGACCATAGCGGTCGTAGGCGGCGCGTTTCTGCGGGTCCTTCAGCACCTCGTAAGCGGCGCCGCAGGCTTTGAACTGGGCTTCCGCGTCGGCATCGCCCGGATTGCGGTCCGGGTGATACTTCATCGCCATCTTGCGATAGGCGGACTTGATCGTCGCGCCATCCGCATCACGGGACACGCCGAGCAGTTCGTAAAAATCGATCTCAGTCGCGGACATTCGTGAACCCCCAAACCGCACCGCCACCGGCGCGGGAAGCGTCGGTGGCGGCTGGCTTGTCCATCGTTAGCCTCAGGACTTGTTCTCGTCGTCCACTTCGGTGAACTCGGCTTCGACCACTTCCTCTTCTTCCGAAGGCTTGGAAGCGTCTTCGCTGGCGGCTTCGTCGGCAGCAGCCTCGGCACCAGCGGCCTGTTCCTTTTCATAGATGGCCTGGCCCATCTTCATGGCGACCTGCGTCAGGGCTTCGCTCTTGGCCTTCATGGCGTCGATATCGTCGCCTTCGAGGGATTCCTTGGCTTCCTTGACGGCGGTCTCGATCTCGCCCTTCAGGCCAGCGTCGACCTTGTCGCCGTTCTCTTCCAGCTGCTTTTCGGTCGCGTGGACCAGGCTGTCAAGATTGTTGCGGACTTCGGCAGCCTCGCGGCGCTTCTTGTCCTCTTCGGCGAACTTCTCGGCATCCTGCACCATCTGCTCGATGTCGGCCTCGTTGAGACCACCCGAGGCCTGGATGCGGATCTGCTGTTCCTTGCCGGTGCCCTTGTCCTTGGCGGACACGTTGACGATGCCGTTGGCGTCGATGTCGAAGGTGACCTCGATCTGCGGCACGCCGCGCGGAGCGGGCGGGATGCCGACCAGGTCGAACTGGCCGAGCAGCTTGTTGTCGGCCGCCATTTCGCGTTCACCCTGGAACACGCGGATCGTCACCGCGCCCTGGTTGTCCTCGGCGGTGGAATAGACCTGCGTCTTCTTGGTCGGGATGGTGGTGTTGCGGTCGATCATGCGGGTGAACACGCCACCCAGCGTCTCGATGCCCAGCGACAGCGGGGTCACGTCGAGCAGCAGCACGTCCTTCACGTCGCCCTGCAGCACGCCGGCCTGGATGGCGGCGCCCATGGCGACCACTTCGTCCGGGTTCACGCCGGTGTGCGGCTTGGAACCGAAGAACTCTTCCACAACTTCGCGCACCTTGGGCATGCGGGTCATGCCGCCGACCAGGATCACTTCGTCGATACCGTCCTTGGTGACGCCGGCATCTTCCAGCGCTTTCTTGCACGGATCCAGCGTACGCTTGATCAGGTCGCCCACCAGCTGTTCCAGCTTGGAGCGCGACAGCGTTTCCACCAGGTGCAGCGGGGTGGAGGAACCACCTTCCATGCGCGCGGTGATGAAGGGCAGGTTCACTTCGGTCGACTGCGAGCTGGACAGCTCGATCTTGGCCTTTTCGGCAGCTTCCTTCAGGCGCTGCAGAGCGAGCTTGTCGCTCTTCAGGTCCATGTTTTCCTTCTTCTGGAAAGCTTCGGCGAGGTAATCGACGATCACGTTGTCGAAGTCTTCGCCGCCGAGGAACGTGTCGCCGTTGGTCGACTTCACTTCGAACACGCCGTCACCGATTTCGAGGACGGACACGTCGAAGGTGCCGCCGCCAAGGTCATAGACGGCGATGGTCTTGCCGTCTTCCTTGTCCATGCCATAGGCGAGCGCGGCCGCAGTCGGTTCGTTGATGATGCGTTCGACTTCGAGACCGGCGATCTGGCCGGCGTCCTTGGTCGCCTGGCGCTGCGCGTCATTGAAGTACGCGGGAACGGTGATGACCGCCTTGGTGACGGTTTCGCCGAGATAGCTCTCGGCGGTTTCCTTCATCTTCTGCAGGATGAAGGCGGAAATCTGGCTGGGCGAGTATTCTTCGCCGCCCGCTTCCACCCAGGCATCGCCGTTCTTGCCCTTGACGATGTCATAGGGGACGAGGTCCATGTCCTTCTTGGTGGTGGGGTCGTCGAAGCGGCGGCCGATGAGGCGCTTGATCGCGAAAAGGGTATTGTCGGGGTTGGTGACGGCCTGGCGCTTGGCCGGCTGGCCGATCAGGCGCTCGCCATCCTTGGTGAAGGCCACGATCGACGGCGTGGTGCGCGCGCCTTCGGAATTTTCGATTACCTTGGGCTTGCCGCCTTCCATCACAGCGACGCAGCTGTTGGTGGTGCCAAGGTCGATACCGATAATCTTGCTCATGGATTTCCCATCTCTCTTAGTGTTGGACGCTGCACTTTTGGCTTCCCTATCCCGTGGCGAAGCCGTTCGGCAGCTCGGTAAAAGCTGTGTATCGAGGCCGGATATAGGTGCGCTTTTGCTTGGCACAAGGGAGCGAGGTGCCTAGAAATTGCCTGAGATTTTGAGAGGGGAATCCGATGAAATCGAAGTTCATTCTGGCCGGTGCGGCAATCCTTGGCCTGGCAGCATGCGGCAGCGAGCCGGCGGAAGAGCCGGTTGCCGAAGCGCCCGATTGCCCGCCCGGCGTTTCCGTGACCGGTGGCTGGATGGCGCTGGCGGCAGTCGAGGGGAACCCGTCGGCGGTCTATTTCAGCATCGAGAATTCGGCAGAGCGCAACTACATGATCCGCGCCGCGGACGTGCTGGGCTACGGCAGCGCGGCACTGCACCAGATGGGCGAATGGAACCTGCAACCGTCGATGGACGAGCTGATGCAGCTGGACGTTCCGGCGGGGGAAACCATCGTGTTCGAGCCGGAGACCGTGCACGTCATGGCCATGGCACCGGACGGCACGCAGGAAGTCGGCGGCGAGACCGAGGTCACGCTCACCTTCGTGGGCGGCGACAAGTGCAGCTTCCCGGTGGAAATCCGCGCCCCGGGTGACGCTCCCGAATGAGCGAACCGGCGGCGGCCTCTTGCCCCATCGGCGGCGAACGGCCGCTGACGGCTGGCGAGGTCACCCTGGCACGCAGCATTTTCGGTGACGCGGTGGACTATTCCAAGGTCCGCATCAGGCGGCGGAAGTGGGCCTTCTTCCAGCCCAAGCGCGTCACCATGGCGCCGCGCGGGCACATCCACTTTCACCCGCTCGGCAGCGCCTATTGTGACGACTTCGCCTTCGAGCCGACCCAGCGACAGGCGCTCTTCATCCACGAGATGACGCATGTCTGGCAGACCCAGACACGAGGCGACTGGTACCTGATCTTCAACCGCATGCCCTGGGCGAAATACGACTACACGCTCAAGCCCGGTTGGCCGCTGGAGAAGTACGGCATCGAGCAGCAGGCGCGCATCGTCGAACATGCCTTCATGCTGCGCAACGGTTTCAAACTGGCAGGCGTTGGCGATCCGTCGGCCTATGATGTGCTGGTGAACTTTCCGGGGGCAACCC is a genomic window of Aurantiacibacter sp. MUD11 containing:
- a CDS encoding patatin-like protein, whose product is MRQKELRIALVCYGGVSLAVYMHGVTKEIWKLARASRAFHDPDEQRPTGVEYVYHSMLERVEAEHDLRLRMLPDIITGASAGGINAVFLAQAIHSGRSLEPLTELWLETADVERLVAPEARPWSPLARAYMRPIVWYLTRGPGNTVEETVAVESQREVRRKISNLVRGRWFEPPFSGPGFSQLIHDALQAMSAGPAEAPLLPPRHPLDLMVTATDFRGRNETLRLHSPAQVEEPEHRMPIGFRAQTPAVGGHDLAQLCELTLAARATASFPGAFPPVRLSEIDELCNGDWPGRAEFLRRIMPTHVKQGTTEHVALVDGSVLVNAPFEGAIAALTSRPAQREVDRRFVYIDPSPRRQRPEAGDEIKPVGFFAAIAGSLSAIPREQPIRDNLDVLERQTREAEKLRKMVAALRPEVEAAVDKLFGRTLFLDRPNVKRLANWRSRAQQAAAERSGYAFHSYAQAKLTGIIDRLAELARTASNSPDRPMAHVIAARLRREIEMRGMASLAGGKGGGASDEAIVFFRDHDLAYRIRRLRLIARRLSRDWEIDPAIPDDGLQDARDAIYKVLALYFAKEDIEGLGEDFGDIAARAMEAPGEFLDALADRRRLRETDEAAEVLLAEALDAMPKELRRRVLLAYLGFPYYDVATLPLLRNEGLTEYDPVKVDRISPEDASAIRDGGTAATLRGTEFFNFGAFFSRAYRENDYLWGRFHGAERMIDLICSTVPGSIDHASLLACQRDAFLAICDEELERGTCDRKLVESLRAEIIARMGGD
- the dnaJ gene encoding molecular chaperone DnaJ → MSATEIDFYELLGVSRDADGATIKSAYRKMAMKYHPDRNPGDADAEAQFKACGAAYEVLKDPQKRAAYDRYGHAAFQNGGPGGGGMGGADFGDLGDIFETIFGSAFGGGGGGGRARPRRGADLRYDLRVSLEEAFHGKTDEITVEIAAQCDTCEGSGAEPGTGRRRCELCGGHGKVRAQQGLFVIERPCPTCSGRGEVLEQPCSGCRGEGRVDKEQTLQVEVPPGVDNGTRIRLSGKGEAGPQGAPPGDLYIFVHVQPHSVFEREGTALFTRVPVSFTVAALGDTIEIPGLDGEMHAIDIPAGIQSGKQLRKRGAGMPVLQGRGRGDLVVEVMVETPTKLTSRQKELLREFRETETGEECPESRGFFNKLKDAFGG
- the dnaK gene encoding molecular chaperone DnaK → MSKIIGIDLGTTNSCVAVMEGGKPKVIENSEGARTTPSIVAFTKDGERLIGQPAKRQAVTNPDNTLFAIKRLIGRRFDDPTTKKDMDLVPYDIVKGKNGDAWVEAGGEEYSPSQISAFILQKMKETAESYLGETVTKAVITVPAYFNDAQRQATKDAGQIAGLEVERIINEPTAAALAYGMDKEDGKTIAVYDLGGGTFDVSVLEIGDGVFEVKSTNGDTFLGGEDFDNVIVDYLAEAFQKKENMDLKSDKLALQRLKEAAEKAKIELSSSQSTEVNLPFITARMEGGSSTPLHLVETLSRSKLEQLVGDLIKRTLDPCKKALEDAGVTKDGIDEVILVGGMTRMPKVREVVEEFFGSKPHTGVNPDEVVAMGAAIQAGVLQGDVKDVLLLDVTPLSLGIETLGGVFTRMIDRNTTIPTKKTQVYSTAEDNQGAVTIRVFQGEREMAADNKLLGQFDLVGIPPAPRGVPQIEVTFDIDANGIVNVSAKDKGTGKEQQIRIQASGGLNEADIEQMVQDAEKFAEEDKKRREAAEVRNNLDSLVHATEKQLEENGDKVDAGLKGEIETAVKEAKESLEGDDIDAMKAKSEALTQVAMKMGQAIYEKEQAAGAEAAADEAASEDASKPSEEEEVVEAEFTEVDDENKS
- a CDS encoding copper chaperone PCu(A)C, encoding MKSKFILAGAAILGLAACGSEPAEEPVAEAPDCPPGVSVTGGWMALAAVEGNPSAVYFSIENSAERNYMIRAADVLGYGSAALHQMGEWNLQPSMDELMQLDVPAGETIVFEPETVHVMAMAPDGTQEVGGETEVTLTFVGGDKCSFPVEIRAPGDAPE
- a CDS encoding vgr related protein, with translation MSEPAAASCPIGGERPLTAGEVTLARSIFGDAVDYSKVRIRRRKWAFFQPKRVTMAPRGHIHFHPLGSAYCDDFAFEPTQRQALFIHEMTHVWQTQTRGDWYLIFNRMPWAKYDYTLKPGWPLEKYGIEQQARIVEHAFMLRNGFKLAGVGDPSAYDVLVNFPGATR